The window ATCACCTTCTGAGCAATGGTGCCGATCCGAGTCTGGAGGACAGGAGTGGCGCCTCTGCACTGGTCTACGCCATCAACGCGGATGATAAGGAAACGCTAAAATTACTCTTGGATGCATGCAAAGCTAAAGGGAAGGAagtaatcatcatcaccactgaCAAATCACCATGTGGCACTAAAACCACCAAACAGTATTTAAATGTACCCCCATCTCCAGAGTTGGTTGAGAGGTCTTCCTCAGAGTACTGCGCCTCTCCTTCTGATATTGAAGTTAGTGCATCTCCCACATCTGGGCAAGAGCCACAAAACACTGTCTTTAGTTTCCAGACAAAGCTAAAGTCATCTAGCGCAGCTGCAAAGCTAACAAACGGGCCGTCATCTCCAACACGCCGACCTGCGAACCCAAAGCGTGCGCGTTTGCCTCAGCTGAAGCGGTTGCAATCAGAGCCCTGGGGGCTGATTGCACCATCTGTCCTGGCTGCCGCCGCCCATGAGGAGAGTAAGAAAGCCAGCTCTGATGAGGATGTAGTTGCAGGGGTGAACGGTCTCTCTCTGAGTAAGAGGTCAGCTTTGTCCCGACAGAGCAGTGTGGATGGGAAGGACAGCTTGTTCCCACTGGTGGGTGAACAGCCCTGCAAAATGACAACCTCAATATCAATCCCCCCAACATCTAAACCGTCATACGAGAGAACCCTCAGCCAGCACCAGCCACTGGCTCGCCGCAGCACGGTTCCTGCAGAGCAGGAGAGCAGCGGCTGCAGCAGTGGACCAGTCAGCCTGAGAGACACGATGCATAGGAGGCGTCTAGGAAACGATCACTACGACTCGGATTCACAGCTCTACTCAGACTCAGCTATGTTAGACTCTCCTAAAGTCCCTGTGGAGCGAAGGAAACTAAACACTTCCCCGCTTGCGATGCTTACAAGTTCCAGAGAATCTCTTGACAGCAACGCAAGCACATCCTCTCCGAGTGCAGCGCGAAGGCGGGGCCCCGGGCTCCTGGAGAGGAGGGGCTCGGGCACGCTTCTGTTGGACTACATCTCCCACACCCGGCCCGGCCACCTGCCCCCTCTTAATGTCAACCCAAACCCCCCCATTCCAGACATTGGAACTAGCACCAAGCCCTCTTCACCTCTGTCCACAGGTATTAAATCTATCGCTCCAGTAGCACCAAACACACCAAAGACAGGAGGCCTCAAGTCGAAGAAGAAACTTATTAGAAGGCATTCTATGCAAGTGGAGCAGATGAAACAGCTTTATGATTTTGAGGAACCTGCTCATTAGT is drawn from Nothobranchius furzeri strain GRZ-AD chromosome 4, NfurGRZ-RIMD1, whole genome shotgun sequence and contains these coding sequences:
- the ankrd34c gene encoding ankyrin repeat domain-containing protein 34C — encoded protein: MADILELRTDGNSLLKAVWLKRLRLTRLLLEGGAYINESNERGETPLMVACMSTHSDSQSVSKSKLIKYLLDNQADPNIQDKAGRTALMHACIHKAGHEVVDHLLSNGADPSLEDRSGASALVYAINADDKETLKLLLDACKAKGKEVIIITTDKSPCGTKTTKQYLNVPPSPELVERSSSEYCASPSDIEVSASPTSGQEPQNTVFSFQTKLKSSSAAAKLTNGPSSPTRRPANPKRARLPQLKRLQSEPWGLIAPSVLAAAAHEESKKASSDEDVVAGVNGLSLSKRSALSRQSSVDGKDSLFPLVGEQPCKMTTSISIPPTSKPSYERTLSQHQPLARRSTVPAEQESSGCSSGPVSLRDTMHRRRLGNDHYDSDSQLYSDSAMLDSPKVPVERRKLNTSPLAMLTSSRESLDSNASTSSPSAARRRGPGLLERRGSGTLLLDYISHTRPGHLPPLNVNPNPPIPDIGTSTKPSSPLSTGIKSIAPVAPNTPKTGGLKSKKKLIRRHSMQVEQMKQLYDFEEPAH